In Scleropages formosus chromosome 20, fSclFor1.1, whole genome shotgun sequence, a single window of DNA contains:
- the LOC114909203 gene encoding LOW QUALITY PROTEIN: manganese-dependent ADP-ribose/CDP-alcohol diphosphatase-like (The sequence of the model RefSeq protein was modified relative to this genomic sequence to represent the inferred CDS: inserted 1 base in 1 codon), translated as MEEEGARPLFSFGVIADIQYADIDDGYNFVCTRRRYYRHSLKLLRRASDSWKSESPRPSFVLQLGDIIDGFNKKHDASRKALDAVLRELNNDGAAAVHHVWGNHEFYNFSREELSASALNSKGVCGAEEGAAGDSYWYDFSPXPRFRFVVLDAYDVSVIGRQERSERYGQALRLLLEHNDNEELNNPPARPGLEQRFVKFNGGFSQDQLQWLDRLLTISDEKHEKVTIVSHLPVHPSSSDPICLAWNYDEVLSVLHSHKCVVCFMAGHDHDGGYHKDFYGIHYLTFEGVIETPPEQDAFGTVYVYEDKMILKGHGRVASRILQYL; from the exons ATGGAGGAGGAGGGCGCGCGGCCGCTCTTCTCGTTCGGCGTCATCGCCGACATCCAGTACGCCGACATCGACGACGGTTACAACTTCGTGTGCACGAGACGCCGCTACTATAGACACAGCCTAAAGCTGCTGCGAAGAGCCAGCGACTCGTGGAAGTCTGAGTCGCCGCGGCCCAGCTTCGTGCTCCAACTCGGTGACATCATCGACGGGTTTAACAAGAAGCATGACGCGTCGCGGAAGGCGCTCGACGCGGTCCTGCGTGAGCTGAACAACGACGGCGCCGCGGCCGTGCACCACGTGTGGGGAAACCACGAGTTCTACAACTTCAGCAGAGAAGAGCTCTCCGCATCCGCGCTGAACAGCAAGGGGGTCTGCGGGGCGGAGGAGGGCGCCGCCGGGGACAGCTACTGGTACGACTTCAGCC GCCCGCGGTTCCGCTTCGTGGTGCTCGACGCCTACGACGTGAGCGTGATCGGGCGCCAGGAGCGCAGCGAGCGCTACGGTCAGGCACTGCGCCTCTTACTGGAGCACAACGACAACGAGGAGTTGAACAACCCTCCGG CACGACCAGGACTGGAACAGAGGTTTGTAAAGTTCAATGGAGGATTCAGTCAAGACCAGCTGCAATGGTTAGATAGATTATTAACCATCTCAGATGAAAAACATGAGAAAGTCACGATTGTGA GTCACCTACCAGTGCATCCCTCTTCTTCAGACCCAATATGTCTTGCATGGAACTATGATGAAGTCCTGTCTGTTTTACACTCACAcaagtgtgttgtgtgtttcatGGCTGGTCATGACCACGATGGTGGCTACCACAAAGATTTCTACGGAATCCACTACCTCACTTTCGAGGGGGTAATTGAAACCCCACCAGAACAAGATGCTTTTGGGACTGTTTATGTATATGAAGACAAGATGATCCTTAAGGGCCACGGAAGAGTTGCAAGCAGAATTCTTCAGTATTTATGA